In a genomic window of Deinococcus ruber:
- a CDS encoding DUF808 domain-containing protein: MSGGLVALLDDVAAIAKLAAASLDDIGAAAGKASIKAVGVVVDDTAVTPRYVAGLSPERELPIIWKIARGSLRNKIVFILPAALLLSQFLPWAITPLLMLGGSYLCFEGAEKVYEALRPRGAAHESAEPADEKTVVAGAVRTDFILSAEIMAISLGEVTDQPLLSRALILVVVAVLITALVYGVVGLIVKMDDIGLKLAKTRSGTARLIGRGLVRGMPGVMAVLSVVGTAAMLWVGGHIVLDGLEKFGFGWPAHTLHDLAHAAGNVLPFAAGVVTWLVETLGSGLCGLLLGAIIVGALHLRPKKH; encoded by the coding sequence ATGAGCGGCGGCCTGGTCGCGCTCCTCGACGATGTGGCTGCCATCGCCAAACTCGCTGCCGCCTCGCTCGACGACATCGGCGCGGCGGCGGGCAAGGCGAGCATCAAGGCGGTTGGGGTGGTGGTGGACGACACGGCGGTCACGCCCCGGTATGTGGCGGGCCTATCACCAGAGCGCGAGTTGCCGATCATCTGGAAGATTGCACGCGGCTCGCTGCGAAACAAAATAGTCTTCATCCTGCCCGCCGCCCTGCTGCTCAGTCAGTTTCTGCCGTGGGCCATCACGCCGCTGCTGATGCTGGGCGGCTCTTACCTGTGCTTCGAGGGCGCGGAAAAGGTCTATGAAGCCCTGCGGCCACGCGGCGCGGCGCACGAATCGGCAGAGCCAGCCGACGAAAAGACGGTGGTGGCGGGCGCGGTTCGCACCGATTTCATCCTGTCGGCAGAGATCATGGCGATTTCACTGGGCGAGGTGACCGATCAGCCGCTGCTGAGCCGCGCCCTGATTCTGGTGGTGGTGGCCGTCCTGATTACAGCGTTGGTGTACGGCGTGGTCGGATTGATCGTCAAGATGGACGACATCGGCCTGAAACTGGCAAAAACCCGCTCTGGAACGGCTCGCCTGATCGGGAGGGGGCTGGTGCGCGGCATGCCCGGTGTGATGGCGGTGCTGTCGGTGGTGGGCACGGCGGCGATGTTGTGGGTGGGCGGTCATATCGTGCTGGACGGGCTGGAGAAGTTCGGCTTCGGCTGGCCCGCCCATACCCTGCACGATCTGGCGCACGCAGCAGGCAACGTCCTGCCCTTCGCGGCGGGCGTGGTCACGTGGCTGGTCGAAACGCTCGGCTCCGGCCTGTGCGGGTTGCTGCTGGGGGCCATCATCGTGGGGGCACTGCACCTGCGGCCAAAAAAACACTGA
- a CDS encoding alkaline phosphatase family protein — MPRLLFLSPLLLTAALAAPAPTLQHVFVFVLENHSLGSVIGNPNLPTLNKLASTYGYAANYTGVVHPSLPNYVAMIAGDTMNMAGDNPGQRFAGDNLALQLETAGLKWRGYMQGLPKAGSTADYAGSYGKKHNPFMLSADIAGSEARRMNVVPYEQFGSDLASGTLPNFSFLVPDLCHDMHGALNCLGRAALDRTGDAFIGTWAQKIMASSVWKPGAAIVVTFDEGGGGDKAGGGGRIATIVITPDGPRAKVSSVAYNHYSLLRTLEEGFGLPLLRGAKTATAMNDLFMK; from the coding sequence ATGCCTCGCCTGTTGTTTCTGTCCCCGCTGCTCCTGACGGCTGCTCTTGCCGCGCCCGCCCCGACCTTGCAGCACGTGTTCGTATTCGTGCTGGAAAATCACAGCCTGGGAAGCGTGATCGGCAATCCGAATCTGCCGACGCTGAATAAACTGGCGAGCACCTACGGCTACGCGGCCAATTACACCGGTGTCGTGCATCCCAGCCTGCCCAACTACGTTGCCATGATCGCGGGCGACACCATGAACATGGCGGGCGACAACCCCGGCCAGCGCTTTGCGGGCGACAATCTGGCGCTGCAACTGGAAACGGCGGGCCTGAAGTGGCGCGGGTATATGCAGGGCCTGCCGAAGGCGGGTTCGACTGCCGACTATGCCGGAAGCTACGGCAAGAAGCACAATCCATTCATGCTGAGTGCCGACATCGCGGGCAGCGAGGCGCGGCGCATGAATGTCGTGCCCTACGAGCAGTTCGGCTCCGATCTGGCGTCTGGCACGTTGCCGAATTTCTCCTTCCTGGTGCCCGATCTGTGCCACGACATGCACGGCGCTCTGAATTGCCTGGGCCGGGCTGCTCTCGACCGTACCGGAGACGCCTTCATCGGCACCTGGGCACAGAAGATCATGGCATCCAGCGTCTGGAAACCGGGGGCTGCCATCGTCGTCACCTTCGATGAGGGCGGCGGCGGCGACAAGGCGGGCGGTGGCGGGCGCATCGCCACCATCGTCATCACGCCGGACGGCCCACGCGCAAAGGTCAGTTCGGTGGCCTATAACCACTACTCGCTGCTGCGAACGCTGGAAGAGGGCTTCGGCCTGCCGCTGCTGCGCGGCGCAAAGACCGCCACTGCCATGAACGACCTGTTTATGAAGTAA
- a CDS encoding SDR family NAD(P)-dependent oxidoreductase has protein sequence MTATGGQMSGKTVLVTGATNGIGKVAARELVGQGARVHIIGRNAEKTAATAAEIGAASFIVADLSEQAGVRQAAQDFREREGQLDVLLNNAGGVFQQRQETREGIEMTWALNHLAYFLLTQELLPLLHAAPSARVVSVSSAANATGKMHWDDLEFRRGYRSFAAYSQSKLANILFTRELSRRLAGSNVTANALHPGFVASGFGQNNSALMSRVLGLVQVFAKTEEQGAQTSVYLASSPLVQGVTGRYFDNEHEAKPSPRALDDAAAARLWAVSEVYVKENLFAGSRVM, from the coding sequence ATGACGGCAACGGGCGGGCAGATGAGTGGCAAGACAGTGCTGGTAACAGGAGCCACGAACGGCATCGGCAAGGTGGCGGCGCGGGAACTGGTGGGCCAGGGCGCACGCGTGCATATCATCGGAAGAAATGCCGAGAAGACCGCCGCGACGGCTGCCGAGATCGGGGCCGCCTCCTTCATCGTCGCTGACCTGAGCGAGCAGGCCGGGGTGCGCCAGGCCGCACAGGACTTCCGCGAGCGTGAAGGACAGCTCGACGTGCTGCTGAACAACGCGGGCGGCGTCTTTCAGCAGCGCCAGGAAACACGGGAAGGCATCGAAATGACGTGGGCGCTCAACCATCTCGCGTACTTCCTGCTGACTCAGGAACTGCTGCCGCTCCTTCACGCTGCCCCGTCTGCGCGGGTGGTCAGTGTCAGCAGCGCGGCGAACGCGACCGGGAAGATGCACTGGGACGATCTGGAATTCCGGCGCGGCTACCGCTCGTTTGCAGCGTATTCGCAGAGCAAGCTCGCCAACATCCTGTTTACCCGCGAGCTGAGCCGCCGCCTTGCCGGAAGCAACGTCACGGCCAATGCGCTGCATCCCGGCTTCGTTGCCAGCGGATTCGGGCAGAACAACAGCGCTCTGATGTCGCGGGTGCTGGGGCTGGTTCAGGTGTTTGCCAAAACCGAGGAGCAGGGCGCACAGACGAGCGTGTATCTGGCGAGCAGCCCGCTGGTGCAGGGCGTGACCGGGCGCTACTTCGACAACGAGCACGAGGCCAAACCGTCGCCCCGGGCGCTCGACGACGCCGCCGCCGCACGGCTGTGGGCGGTCAGCGAGGTGTATGTCAAGGAGAATCTCTTCGCCGGAAGCCGGGTGATGTGA
- a CDS encoding DUF4127 family protein, protein MVPPASRFMLFFGALLASAAFQAASAQTLIPLDSRPATSTLPAQIAALGGSPVHLPPADLLGTAAQGADPAALLAWLKAQPTDGPLIVSLDALAYGGLVQSRSSRDSVDTVMARLQAVRDWGAASGQPIYAFIVLPRQPDAVDRARNLEVAKRMVQWAREGVFKELHVTWDDALPGSPAPQEGAALAKDAPANVLVYPGADEVLSSLVARADAPEAATLVVEYSQPEKAAAVIRYEGIALGSSVALHAKAAGWQVTAGQPEAILTPFGGEGVRAPDARTLTLYVFNGGDARAAALRVSQLLRRGPVAVADVEKVNTGNLRVWADLYTLKRPQDLSSLAAWGTPGNNLGTVLAHAKLVTAGVPSASQDALLAREYANDIVYSSQLRAQIRALIPDANLPGSNAPGVLEGLAQTYFPLQFKSSYALESASFPWNRSFEADLELNVAK, encoded by the coding sequence ATGGTTCCTCCCGCTTCCCGCTTCATGCTGTTTTTCGGTGCCCTGCTCGCCTCGGCAGCATTCCAGGCAGCCTCTGCCCAGACGCTGATTCCGCTCGATTCGCGCCCGGCCACCAGCACCCTGCCCGCTCAGATCGCGGCGCTCGGCGGCAGTCCGGTGCATCTGCCGCCCGCCGACCTGCTGGGAACCGCTGCCCAGGGAGCCGACCCCGCCGCGCTGCTCGCGTGGCTGAAGGCGCAGCCCACCGACGGCCCGCTGATCGTGTCGCTCGACGCGCTGGCCTACGGCGGTCTGGTGCAGTCACGTAGCAGCCGCGACAGCGTAGACACCGTGATGGCGCGGCTTCAGGCAGTACGCGACTGGGGCGCGGCGAGTGGGCAGCCCATCTATGCCTTTATCGTGCTGCCGCGCCAGCCCGATGCGGTAGACCGGGCCAGAAATCTGGAAGTGGCGAAGCGCATGGTGCAGTGGGCCAGAGAAGGCGTGTTCAAAGAGCTGCACGTGACCTGGGACGACGCCCTGCCCGGCAGTCCGGCCCCGCAGGAGGGCGCAGCGCTGGCGAAAGACGCGCCCGCAAACGTGCTGGTCTACCCCGGAGCCGATGAAGTGCTGAGCAGTCTGGTGGCCCGCGCCGACGCGCCCGAGGCGGCCACGCTGGTGGTCGAGTACAGCCAGCCCGAGAAGGCCGCCGCCGTGATCCGCTACGAGGGCATTGCGCTGGGCAGCAGCGTGGCGCTGCATGCCAAGGCCGCCGGATGGCAGGTGACGGCAGGCCAGCCGGAAGCCATTCTCACGCCGTTCGGGGGCGAGGGGGTTCGTGCGCCCGATGCCCGCACCCTGACGCTGTACGTCTTCAACGGCGGAGACGCCCGCGCCGCCGCCCTGCGCGTGAGTCAGCTGCTGCGGCGCGGCCCGGTCGCGGTGGCCGACGTCGAGAAGGTGAATACGGGGAACCTGCGCGTCTGGGCCGATCTGTATACGCTCAAGCGCCCGCAGGATCTGTCGAGTCTGGCGGCGTGGGGCACGCCCGGCAACAACCTGGGCACGGTGCTGGCCCACGCCAAGCTGGTCACGGCGGGTGTGCCGTCTGCGAGTCAGGATGCGCTGCTGGCCCGCGAGTACGCCAACGACATCGTGTACAGCTCGCAGCTCCGCGCTCAGATTCGCGCCCTGATTCCCGATGCCAACCTGCCCGGCTCGAACGCGCCCGGCGTACTGGAAGGGCTGGCGCAGACGTACTTTCCGCTGCAATTCAAGTCGAGTTACGCGCTGGAGAGTGCCAGTTTTCCCTGGAACCGCAGCTTCGAGGCCGATCTGGAACTGAATGTGGCGAAATAG
- a CDS encoding ribokinase, with product MTRTGMTQPGEGWILVAGSANVDYVTRVAHIPAPGETVLGLDYTLSAGGKGANQAAAAGRAGGRVRFLGALGDDAAAALLRHSLSESGVQDGSVTLAAPTGAAFISVSDAGENAITVASGANRLLSGEHLGDLAGVAMLLLVLESPLETVLAYARRASEAGCVVLLNASPARPLPAELLACVDILVVNEGELTALVGETGDLNAKLSAARQLGPQTVIVTLGARGSMALSPAGLTEVPAHPVTVVDTTGAGDTYLGVLAASLHAGLLLPAAMQRASVASALACTRAGAQPSMPWSSEIDVALAELGR from the coding sequence ATGACCCGAACAGGAATGACGCAGCCGGGCGAAGGCTGGATTCTGGTCGCCGGAAGTGCCAACGTCGATTACGTGACGCGTGTGGCTCATATTCCGGCCCCCGGCGAAACGGTGCTGGGGCTGGATTACACGCTCTCGGCGGGCGGCAAGGGTGCGAATCAGGCGGCGGCGGCGGGGCGTGCAGGCGGGCGCGTGCGCTTTCTGGGGGCACTCGGAGACGACGCGGCGGCAGCGCTGCTCCGGCATTCTCTGAGTGAAAGCGGCGTGCAGGACGGCAGCGTGACGCTCGCAGCTCCCACGGGCGCGGCCTTCATCAGCGTGTCGGATGCGGGCGAGAACGCCATCACGGTGGCCTCGGGAGCCAACCGCCTGCTGAGCGGCGAACATCTGGGCGATCTGGCGGGCGTGGCGATGCTGCTGCTGGTGCTGGAAAGCCCGCTGGAAACCGTGCTGGCGTATGCCCGGCGTGCCAGCGAGGCAGGGTGCGTGGTGCTGCTCAATGCCTCGCCTGCCCGCCCGCTGCCCGCCGAACTGCTGGCCTGCGTGGACATCCTGGTCGTAAATGAAGGCGAACTGACGGCGCTGGTGGGCGAAACGGGCGACCTGAACGCGAAACTCAGCGCTGCCCGCCAGCTTGGGCCGCAGACGGTAATCGTGACGCTGGGCGCACGTGGCAGCATGGCTCTTTCCCCGGCAGGCCTCACTGAAGTGCCCGCCCACCCGGTTACGGTGGTCGATACCACCGGGGCAGGCGATACCTACCTGGGCGTGCTGGCGGCTTCGCTGCACGCCGGGCTGCTGCTGCCAGCCGCGATGCAGCGGGCGTCGGTCGCCTCGGCGCTGGCGTGTACGCGGGCGGGCGCTCAGCCCTCGATGCCCTGGAGCAGCGAGATTGACGTGGCTCTGGCAGAGCTGGGCCGATAA
- the clpB gene encoding ATP-dependent chaperone ClpB, whose protein sequence is MNPDTLTESSLQAVAAAQQAARSAGHQQLTANHLLNTLLDNDSARRALDTAGADVQAIQKALDAELARLPKVQGTDGQLYADGSLGRAFQNADKLAAEFGDSFVAADVLLLAVAAESRVAGLPTQKALREAVTTLRKGNKVTTKTSESQFDALEKYGLDLTARAREGKLDPVIGRDEEIRRTMQILLRRTKNNPVLIGEPGVGKTAIAEGLAIRIMKGDVPDGLKGKRIVTLQMSSLLSGAKFRGEFEERLEGVIKEVVGSAGEVILFIDELHTIVGAGKTEGSPDAGNMLKPALARGELHLIGATTLDEYRQIEKDAALERRFQPVMVDEPNVEDTISILRGIRDRYQLHHNVEITDPALVAAATLSHRYIADRQLPDKAIDLIDEAAARLRMALESSPERIDTLERRKLQLEIEREALKREKDEDSQNRLLDIEDTLRGITDELTEVRSRWEGERAEIQQLREKREKLDAVQTQIEAAERDYDLNRAAELKYGTLPQLEKDVQELERSLKGAEFAHMQVTEDDVAAVVSRWTGIPTTRLMEGEREKLLRLEEELHRRVIGQDRAIVSVSDAIRRARAGLNDPNKPLGSFMFLGPTGVGKTELARSLAEFLFDSSDAMVRLDMSEYMEKFSVQRLIGAPPGYVGYEEGGQLTEAVRRRPYSVLLLDEIEKAHPDVFNVLLQVLDDGRLTDGQGRTVDFRNTLIILTSNIGSPLILEAQARGEDADSIRERVMGALQASFRPEFLNRVDDIIVFDALTPADLRRIVDIQLGGLRKRLSERRMALHLSNSALERLAELGYDPAFGARPLKRVISREIETPLAREILSGHVTEGSSVNVDFENGRFGFTAGALN, encoded by the coding sequence TTGAATCCAGACACCCTCACCGAAAGCTCGCTGCAAGCCGTTGCCGCCGCGCAACAGGCTGCCCGCAGCGCCGGACACCAACAACTGACCGCCAATCATCTGCTCAATACCCTGCTCGACAACGACAGCGCCCGACGCGCTCTGGACACTGCCGGAGCCGACGTGCAGGCCATTCAGAAAGCGCTCGACGCCGAACTTGCCCGGCTGCCGAAAGTGCAGGGCACCGACGGGCAACTGTACGCCGATGGCAGCCTGGGCCGCGCCTTTCAGAACGCCGACAAGCTGGCCGCCGAGTTTGGAGACAGCTTCGTGGCTGCCGACGTGCTGCTGCTGGCAGTCGCGGCAGAAAGCAGGGTGGCGGGCCTGCCCACTCAGAAAGCGCTGCGTGAAGCTGTCACCACGCTGCGAAAGGGGAACAAAGTGACCACGAAAACCAGCGAAAGCCAGTTTGACGCGCTCGAAAAATACGGCCTCGACCTGACCGCCCGCGCCCGCGAGGGCAAACTCGACCCGGTGATCGGGCGCGACGAGGAAATTCGCCGCACCATGCAGATTCTGCTGCGGCGCACCAAGAACAACCCAGTGCTGATCGGAGAACCCGGCGTGGGCAAGACCGCCATTGCCGAGGGGCTTGCCATCCGCATCATGAAGGGCGACGTGCCCGACGGACTGAAGGGCAAGCGCATCGTGACGCTCCAGATGAGCAGCCTGCTGAGCGGAGCCAAGTTCCGGGGCGAGTTCGAGGAGCGGCTGGAAGGCGTCATCAAGGAAGTGGTGGGCAGCGCTGGAGAGGTGATTCTGTTCATCGACGAGCTGCATACCATCGTGGGGGCGGGCAAGACCGAGGGTTCACCCGACGCGGGCAACATGCTCAAGCCTGCGCTGGCACGCGGCGAACTGCACCTGATCGGCGCGACCACCCTCGACGAATACCGCCAGATCGAGAAAGACGCCGCTCTGGAACGCCGTTTCCAGCCGGTGATGGTGGACGAGCCGAACGTGGAAGACACCATCAGCATTCTGCGCGGCATCCGTGACCGCTATCAGCTGCATCACAACGTCGAAATTACCGACCCGGCGCTGGTTGCCGCCGCCACGCTGTCTCACCGCTACATCGCGGATCGGCAGCTGCCCGACAAGGCCATCGACCTGATCGACGAGGCCGCCGCCCGCCTGAGAATGGCGCTGGAAAGCAGCCCCGAGCGCATCGATACGCTGGAGCGGCGCAAGCTGCAACTGGAGATCGAACGCGAGGCGCTGAAGCGCGAGAAGGACGAGGACTCGCAGAATCGCCTGCTGGACATCGAGGACACGCTGCGCGGAATTACCGACGAGCTGACCGAGGTTCGCAGCCGCTGGGAGGGCGAACGCGCCGAGATTCAGCAGCTGCGTGAGAAGCGCGAAAAACTCGACGCCGTGCAGACCCAGATCGAGGCCGCCGAGCGCGACTACGACCTGAACCGCGCCGCCGAGCTGAAATACGGCACGCTGCCGCAGCTCGAAAAAGACGTGCAGGAGCTGGAGCGCAGCCTGAAGGGTGCAGAATTCGCCCACATGCAGGTGACAGAAGACGACGTGGCGGCGGTGGTGAGCCGCTGGACCGGCATTCCGACGACCCGCCTGATGGAAGGCGAGCGCGAAAAGCTGCTGCGACTGGAAGAGGAACTGCATCGGCGTGTGATCGGGCAGGACCGGGCCATCGTGAGCGTGTCGGACGCCATCCGCCGCGCACGGGCGGGCCTGAACGACCCGAACAAGCCGCTGGGCAGCTTCATGTTCCTGGGGCCGACGGGTGTGGGCAAGACCGAGCTGGCCCGCAGTCTGGCCGAATTCCTCTTCGATTCGAGTGACGCGATGGTGAGGCTCGACATGTCGGAGTACATGGAGAAATTCAGCGTGCAGCGCCTGATCGGAGCGCCTCCCGGCTACGTAGGCTACGAAGAAGGCGGCCAGCTGACCGAGGCCGTGCGCCGCCGCCCGTACAGCGTGCTGCTGCTGGACGAAATCGAGAAGGCGCACCCAGACGTGTTCAACGTGCTGCTTCAGGTGCTCGACGACGGCAGATTGACCGACGGACAGGGCCGCACGGTGGACTTCCGCAACACGCTGATTATTCTGACCAGCAACATCGGTTCGCCGCTGATTCTGGAAGCGCAGGCACGCGGCGAAGACGCCGACAGCATCCGTGAGCGCGTGATGGGCGCACTCCAGGCCAGTTTCCGCCCCGAATTCCTGAACCGTGTGGACGACATCATCGTCTTCGACGCCCTGACCCCCGCCGACCTGCGCCGCATCGTGGATATTCAGCTGGGCGGCCTGAGAAAGCGCCTGAGCGAGCGCCGTATGGCCCTGCACCTGAGTAACAGCGCTCTGGAACGGCTGGCGGAACTCGGCTACGACCCTGCTTTCGGCGCACGCCCACTCAAGCGCGTCATCAGCCGCGAGATCGAAACGCCGCTCGCCCGCGAGATTCTGTCGGGGCACGTGACGGAAGGCAGCAGCGTGAACGTGGACTTCGAGAACGGCAGATTCGGGTTCACGGCGGGCGCACTGAACTAG
- the acnA gene encoding aconitate hydratase AcnA, which yields MSKNLFGARDVLTERLGQKVYYYRLDKLKELGYDVDRLPISVRVLLESVLREANDYDVRQEDVHSVAGWKPINEEIEIPFKPARVILQDFTGVPAVVDLAAMRTAMVALGGDPKKINPLIPVDLVIDHSVQVDEYGTDKALLDNMALEFERNNERYEFLRWGQQAFDNFGVVPPASGIVHQVNLEYLAKGVQSRPEAVDGDEGGVVVYPDSLVGTDSHTTMINGIGIVGWGVGGIEAEAVMLGQPIYMLMPEVVGFKVTGAPREGVTATDVALTVTEMLRKAGVVGKFVEFYGAGLSNMTLPDRATIANMAPEYGATMGFFPVDEEALRYLRRTGRLPDEVELVELYYKAQNMFRTDETPDPVFSSTIELDLGSVVPSLSGPKRPQDRVSLTDMKAVYHEALSAPIKARGFELPADALANTGTITGTDLKIGHGAVVLAAITSCTNTSNPSVLIAAGLVAKKAVELGLDSKPWVKTSLAPGSRVVTEYLEQAGLQTYLDQIGFNTVGYGCTTCIGNSGPLPDATVAAIQEGDLVAASVLSGNRNFEGRINPHIRANYLASPPLVVAYALAGTVDIDLTNDAIGTGKDGQPVYLKDLWPSNAEIGAVMDSAINAEMFRRVYDGIEQSNAQWNAIPVSGGELYAWNEDSTYIQNPPFFETLAGGAHEIEDIRGARVLVKVGDSVTTDHISPAGSFGAGSAAGKYLIERGVPQRDFNSYGSRRGNDRIMTRGTFANIRLKNQLAPGTEGGVTTDYTTGQVSSIFDASLNYKAAGTPLVVLAGKDYGMGSSRDWAAKGTMLLGVKAVIAESFERIHRSNLVGMGVLPLQYKAGETADSLGLTGEESFDFILPATLKPREDVTVRATDKNGKVTEFVATCRIDTPVEIDYYKNGGILQTVLRGILAKGAEVSA from the coding sequence ATGTCGAAGAATCTGTTTGGGGCCAGAGACGTACTGACCGAGCGACTGGGCCAGAAGGTGTACTACTATCGCCTGGACAAGCTGAAGGAACTGGGATACGACGTAGACCGCCTGCCCATCTCGGTGCGGGTGCTGCTGGAGAGCGTGCTGCGCGAGGCCAACGACTACGACGTTCGTCAGGAAGACGTGCACAGCGTCGCGGGCTGGAAGCCGATCAACGAGGAAATCGAAATTCCGTTCAAGCCCGCCCGCGTCATCCTTCAGGACTTTACCGGCGTGCCTGCGGTGGTCGATCTGGCCGCCATGCGAACGGCGATGGTGGCGCTCGGCGGCGACCCCAAGAAGATCAATCCGCTGATTCCCGTCGATCTGGTGATCGATCACAGCGTACAGGTCGATGAATACGGCACCGATAAGGCGCTGCTCGACAATATGGCGCTGGAGTTCGAGCGCAACAACGAGCGCTACGAGTTCCTGCGCTGGGGCCAGCAGGCCTTCGATAACTTCGGCGTCGTGCCGCCTGCATCGGGCATCGTGCATCAGGTGAATCTGGAGTATCTGGCGAAGGGCGTGCAGAGCCGCCCGGAAGCGGTGGACGGTGACGAGGGCGGCGTGGTCGTGTACCCCGATTCGCTGGTGGGCACCGACTCTCATACCACCATGATCAACGGCATCGGGATCGTGGGCTGGGGCGTCGGCGGCATCGAGGCCGAAGCCGTCATGCTGGGCCAGCCGATTTACATGCTGATGCCGGAAGTGGTCGGCTTCAAGGTCACGGGTGCGCCCCGTGAAGGCGTGACCGCCACCGACGTGGCCCTGACCGTGACCGAGATGCTGCGGAAGGCGGGCGTGGTCGGCAAATTCGTGGAGTTCTACGGCGCGGGCCTGTCGAACATGACGCTGCCTGACCGCGCCACCATTGCCAACATGGCTCCCGAATACGGCGCGACCATGGGCTTTTTCCCCGTCGATGAAGAGGCGCTGCGCTACCTGCGCCGCACGGGCCGCCTGCCCGATGAAGTCGAACTGGTCGAGCTGTACTACAAGGCTCAGAACATGTTCCGCACCGACGAGACGCCCGACCCGGTGTTCTCCAGCACCATCGAACTCGATCTGGGCAGCGTGGTTCCCAGCCTGTCCGGCCCCAAGCGCCCGCAGGACCGCGTGAGCCTGACCGACATGAAGGCCGTGTATCACGAAGCCCTGAGCGCCCCGATCAAGGCACGCGGCTTCGAGCTGCCCGCCGACGCGCTCGCCAATACCGGCACCATCACCGGTACCGACCTCAAGATCGGACACGGCGCGGTGGTACTGGCCGCCATCACGAGCTGCACCAACACCAGCAACCCCAGCGTGCTGATCGCGGCGGGTCTGGTTGCCAAGAAGGCCGTAGAACTGGGCCTGGATAGCAAGCCCTGGGTCAAGACCAGCCTCGCGCCCGGCTCGCGGGTCGTGACCGAGTATCTGGAACAGGCCGGATTGCAGACCTACCTCGACCAGATCGGCTTCAACACCGTGGGCTACGGCTGCACCACCTGCATCGGCAACAGCGGCCCGCTGCCCGACGCCACCGTCGCGGCCATTCAGGAAGGCGACCTCGTGGCAGCCAGCGTGCTGAGCGGCAACCGCAACTTCGAGGGCCGCATCAACCCGCATATCCGCGCCAACTATCTGGCGTCTCCTCCGCTGGTGGTGGCCTACGCACTGGCGGGCACCGTCGATATCGACCTGACCAACGACGCCATCGGCACCGGCAAAGACGGACAGCCGGTGTACCTGAAAGACCTGTGGCCCAGCAACGCCGAAATTGGGGCGGTGATGGACAGCGCCATCAATGCCGAGATGTTCCGCCGGGTCTATGACGGCATCGAGCAGAGCAACGCGCAGTGGAACGCCATTCCGGTGAGCGGCGGCGAGCTGTACGCCTGGAACGAGGACAGCACTTACATCCAGAATCCGCCGTTCTTCGAGACGCTGGCGGGCGGCGCACACGAGATCGAAGACATCCGGGGTGCCCGCGTGCTGGTGAAGGTGGGCGACAGCGTGACCACCGACCACATCTCGCCCGCCGGATCGTTTGGTGCGGGCAGCGCAGCGGGCAAGTACCTGATCGAGCGCGGCGTGCCCCAGCGCGACTTCAACAGCTACGGCTCACGGCGCGGCAACGACCGCATCATGACGCGCGGCACCTTCGCCAACATCCGCCTGAAGAACCAGCTTGCTCCCGGCACCGAGGGCGGCGTGACCACCGATTACACCACCGGTCAGGTCAGCAGCATCTTCGACGCCTCGCTGAACTACAAGGCTGCCGGTACCCCGCTGGTGGTGCTGGCGGGCAAGGATTACGGCATGGGCAGCAGCCGCGACTGGGCCGCCAAGGGCACCATGTTGCTGGGCGTGAAAGCCGTGATTGCCGAGAGCTTCGAGCGCATTCACCGCAGCAATCTGGTGGGCATGGGCGTGTTGCCGCTCCAGTACAAGGCGGGTGAGACCGCCGATTCGCTGGGCCTGACCGGTGAGGAGAGCTTCGATTTCATCCTGCCCGCCACGCTGAAGCCCCGCGAGGACGTGACCGTTCGCGCTACCGACAAGAACGGCAAGGTGACGGAGTTCGTCGCCACCTGCCGCATCGATACGCCTGTCGAAATCGACTATTACAAGAACGGCGGCATTCTCCAGACGGTGCTGAGAGGCATTCTGGCGAAGGGCGCAGAAGTTTCGGCGTAA